A single window of Selenomonas sputigena DNA harbors:
- a CDS encoding methyl-accepting chemotaxis protein, protein MKLKPKMLLSIGIPLIVIFILMGTIIYLMASSGLKSAVEVGMEQRAGRYAAELDGSVQEKRAMVETIAQDWSVGLPQGDDLQQAVRDISARPGVFDFYVGFPDGSSVVKDQVSEGFDPRTRPWYKNAVNSKDVELSEVYQSDPDKTRVMTLSKAVYNKNGELVAVIGMDASVDSMTEILKDVKVGEHGSLFVLGPDSEFIYHKKFTLDDPRLNEMDGGKYKDLAARFTSKDPQMFEAEFNGVQKFYESMPIGTTGWHIIIEVPQSEAFASATQMLYAILVISLVALALLGGITYYFLTGMISPIEILSETMSFIAKGDLTHKLPASDRVDEIGVLQTSSSQMVTTLRKMVEDTSKASEQVLASSEELTASSTQTANASQSAAEAVVDIAERAAEQSDIAEMANEVAHNMGAQTEDIAKVVGESTKVAETTAEATREGRAVLEKAVAGVDSLAANSVKVGEAVQNLYDGSKNIAEINEVITNISGQTKLLALNAAIEAARAGEQGKGFAVVADEVRKLAEQSEQAAQEISAVIGKNSAQIENAFTLTKSQDEEVKESVEEVRAADEKFAKIAESIRALIGQVAKVGTITGALEKDCKSTVDTVQKVSDLSHA, encoded by the coding sequence TTGACGGCAGCGTGCAGGAAAAGCGCGCGATGGTGGAGACAATCGCCCAGGATTGGAGCGTCGGTCTGCCGCAGGGGGACGATCTGCAGCAGGCGGTCCGCGACATCTCGGCGCGGCCCGGCGTCTTTGACTTCTACGTCGGCTTCCCCGACGGTTCGTCCGTGGTGAAGGATCAGGTGTCGGAAGGTTTCGATCCGCGCACGCGCCCGTGGTACAAGAATGCAGTAAACTCGAAGGATGTGGAGCTTTCCGAGGTCTATCAGAGCGACCCTGACAAAACGCGGGTCATGACGCTGAGCAAGGCGGTCTACAATAAGAACGGCGAGCTTGTCGCTGTCATCGGCATGGATGCTTCTGTCGATAGTATGACGGAGATTTTGAAGGATGTGAAGGTCGGCGAGCATGGCTCGCTCTTCGTCCTGGGACCGGACAGCGAATTCATCTACCACAAGAAATTCACGCTCGACGATCCGCGGCTCAACGAGATGGATGGCGGCAAGTACAAGGATCTGGCAGCGCGCTTCACATCGAAGGATCCGCAGATGTTCGAGGCGGAGTTCAACGGCGTGCAGAAGTTCTACGAATCGATGCCGATCGGCACGACGGGCTGGCACATCATCATCGAGGTGCCGCAGTCGGAGGCGTTCGCATCGGCGACGCAGATGCTCTATGCGATTCTTGTCATCAGCCTCGTCGCTCTCGCGCTTTTGGGCGGCATCACCTACTATTTCCTCACGGGCATGATTTCGCCGATCGAGATCCTGTCCGAGACGATGAGTTTCATCGCCAAGGGGGATCTTACGCACAAATTGCCCGCGAGCGATCGCGTTGACGAGATCGGAGTGCTGCAGACGAGCTCGAGTCAGATGGTCACGACGCTCCGAAAGATGGTCGAGGACACCTCGAAGGCCAGCGAGCAGGTGCTCGCGTCCTCTGAGGAGTTGACAGCAAGCTCGACGCAGACGGCGAATGCGTCGCAGTCGGCGGCAGAAGCCGTTGTCGACATCGCCGAGCGCGCGGCGGAGCAGAGCGATATTGCGGAGATGGCGAACGAAGTCGCGCACAATATGGGAGCGCAGACCGAGGACATCGCCAAGGTGGTCGGTGAATCGACGAAGGTTGCTGAGACGACGGCTGAGGCGACGCGCGAAGGCCGCGCTGTGCTGGAAAAGGCGGTCGCGGGCGTCGACAGCCTCGCGGCGAACTCCGTAAAGGTCGGCGAGGCTGTGCAGAACCTCTACGACGGCTCGAAGAACATCGCGGAGATCAACGAGGTCATCACGAACATTTCGGGACAGACGAAACTCCTCGCGCTGAATGCCGCGATCGAGGCGGCGCGCGCGGGCGAGCAGGGCAAGGGCTTTGCCGTCGTCGCCGACGAGGTGCGAAAGCTCGCCGAGCAGAGCGAGCAGGCGGCGCAGGAGATCAGCGCGGTCATCGGCAAGAACTCCGCGCAGATCGAGAACGCATTCACGCTGACGAAATCGCAGGACGAAGAGGTCAAAGAGAGCGTGGAAGAAGTCCGCGCAGCTGACGAGAAGTTTGCGAAGATCGCTGAATCCATCCGTGCCCTGATTGGGCAGGTCGCGAAGGTCGGGACGATCACGGGAGCGCTCGAAAAGGACTGCAAGAGCACGGTCGATACGGTGCAGAAGGTAAGCGACCTGTCCCATGC